A stretch of the Rodentibacter haemolyticus genome encodes the following:
- the nqrF gene encoding NADH:ubiquinone reductase (Na(+)-transporting) subunit F — protein MSDSVILALGIAAFTVIVLVLVAIILFAKSKLVDSGDITIGINEDPEKAITLPAGGKLLGALASKGIFVSSACGGGGSCGQCVVKVKSGGGEILPTELSHINKREAKEGYRLACQVNVKGNMEVELPEEIFGVKKWECTVISNDNKATFIKELKLAIPEGEEVPFRAGGYIQIEAEPHVVNYKDFDIPEEYHEDWDKYDLWRYVSKVDEHIIRAYSMASYPEEKGIIMLNVRIATPPPRQPDAPPGQMSSYIWSLKAGDKVTISGPFGEFFAKDTDAEMVFIGGGAGMAPMRSHIFDQLKRLHSKRKISFWYGARSKREMFYVEDFDQLQAENPNFTWHVALSDPLPEDNWDGYTGFIHNVLYENYLKNHEAPEDCEYYMCGPPVMNAAVIKMLKDLGVEDENILLDDFGG, from the coding sequence ATGAGCGATTCAGTAATTCTTGCACTCGGTATTGCCGCATTTACGGTTATCGTATTGGTGTTAGTCGCAATCATCTTATTTGCGAAATCAAAACTTGTGGATTCAGGTGATATTACCATCGGTATCAATGAAGATCCTGAAAAAGCGATCACCCTACCTGCCGGCGGTAAATTATTAGGCGCATTAGCAAGCAAAGGGATCTTCGTGTCTTCTGCTTGCGGCGGCGGTGGCTCTTGCGGTCAATGTGTAGTAAAAGTAAAAAGCGGCGGTGGCGAAATCCTCCCGACCGAACTTTCTCACATCAATAAACGCGAAGCTAAGGAAGGTTATCGTTTAGCTTGTCAGGTAAACGTGAAAGGCAATATGGAAGTAGAACTTCCGGAAGAAATCTTTGGTGTAAAAAAATGGGAATGTACCGTTATTTCCAACGACAATAAAGCCACTTTTATCAAAGAACTTAAATTGGCGATTCCTGAAGGCGAAGAAGTTCCGTTCCGTGCCGGTGGTTATATTCAAATTGAAGCTGAACCACACGTAGTGAACTACAAGGACTTCGATATTCCAGAAGAATACCATGAAGACTGGGATAAATATGACTTATGGCGCTATGTGTCGAAAGTGGACGAACATATTATCCGTGCTTATTCAATGGCTTCATATCCGGAAGAGAAAGGCATCATTATGCTTAATGTGCGTATTGCAACGCCTCCTCCACGTCAACCGGATGCACCTCCGGGTCAAATGTCGTCTTACATTTGGTCATTAAAAGCCGGTGATAAAGTAACGATTTCCGGTCCGTTCGGTGAGTTCTTCGCGAAAGATACCGATGCGGAAATGGTCTTTATCGGTGGTGGTGCTGGTATGGCACCGATGCGTTCCCATATATTTGATCAATTAAAACGTTTACATTCTAAACGTAAAATTTCGTTCTGGTATGGCGCACGTTCTAAACGTGAAATGTTCTACGTTGAGGACTTTGATCAGCTTCAAGCCGAGAATCCGAACTTCACTTGGCACGTTGCCTTATCTGACCCGTTACCGGAAGATAACTGGGATGGCTACACAGGCTTTATTCACAATGTGCTTTATGAAAACTATCTGAAAAATCACGAAGCACCTGAAGACTGTGAATACTATATGTGCGGACCTCCGGTAATGAACGCTGCGGTAATTAAGATGCTGAAAGACTTAGGCGTTGAAGATGAAAACATCTTATTAGATGATTTCGGCGGTTGA
- the nqrE gene encoding NADH:ubiquinone reductase (Na(+)-transporting) subunit E, with protein sequence MEHYISLFVKAVFIENMALSFFLGMCTFLAVSKKVSTAFGLGIAVTFVLGIAVPVNQLIYANVLKENALIEGVDLSFLNFITFIGVIAGLVQILEMVLDKFMPSLYNALGIFLPLIAVNCAIFGGVSFMVQRDYNFPESIVYGFGSGLGWMLAIVALAGLTEKMKYADIPAGLKGLGITFISVGLMALGFMSFSGIQL encoded by the coding sequence ATGGAACATTATATTAGCCTCTTTGTAAAGGCCGTCTTCATTGAAAATATGGCACTATCCTTTTTCTTAGGAATGTGTACTTTCTTGGCGGTATCAAAAAAGGTTTCCACCGCATTCGGTTTAGGAATAGCAGTTACTTTCGTTTTAGGGATTGCGGTTCCCGTCAACCAATTAATTTATGCAAATGTATTGAAAGAAAATGCGTTAATTGAAGGTGTGGATTTATCATTCTTAAACTTCATTACCTTTATCGGTGTTATCGCAGGTTTAGTACAAATCTTAGAAATGGTATTAGACAAATTTATGCCGTCACTATACAACGCATTAGGGATCTTCTTACCTCTTATCGCAGTAAACTGTGCGATTTTTGGTGGCGTGTCTTTCATGGTTCAACGTGATTACAACTTCCCTGAATCAATCGTCTATGGTTTCGGTTCCGGTTTAGGTTGGATGCTTGCTATCGTAGCTCTTGCCGGTTTAACGGAAAAAATGAAATATGCGGATATTCCGGCAGGCTTAAAAGGATTGGGTATTACCTTTATTTCTGTTGGCTTAATGGCGTTGGGCTTTATGTCCTTCTCCGGTATTCAATTATAA